In Achromobacter xylosoxidans A8, a single window of DNA contains:
- a CDS encoding cobalamin-binding protein: MTHASARSRIVPGLFLALSTLLCAVGATAGQAAAQTAAGSAASPATASGPASATAAAIQVRDDQGRAVSLTAPARHAVTLAPHATELVFAAGAGDRIAATIRGSDYPPAARQLPVIGDGTQPDPERVAAVRPDLLIAWQPAAAAPLARVMDKLGVPVFYSDPQTLAAIPDAVERMGTLFGTEAQARPAAQALRARLDALAARYAGRRPVRVFVQAGLDPIYTLNNSSIVSDALRVCGGVNVFGQAPVVAPQVTLESVLAARPEAVLAGISRPQDAARNLAAWQALGLPAARLGHVYGVDADALYRPGPRLIDAAETICADLDRLR; the protein is encoded by the coding sequence ATGACCCACGCAAGCGCCCGCTCTCGCATCGTTCCGGGGCTGTTCCTGGCCCTGAGTACGCTGCTGTGCGCGGTCGGCGCCACGGCCGGCCAAGCTGCGGCGCAGACCGCTGCAGGTTCCGCGGCAAGTCCGGCGACGGCTTCCGGGCCTGCCTCTGCCACGGCCGCGGCCATCCAGGTCCGCGACGACCAGGGCCGGGCGGTCTCGCTGACCGCTCCTGCCCGGCACGCCGTCACCCTGGCGCCGCACGCGACCGAACTCGTTTTTGCGGCAGGCGCAGGCGACCGCATCGCCGCCACCATCCGCGGCAGCGACTATCCGCCCGCCGCCCGCCAGTTGCCCGTGATCGGCGACGGCACCCAGCCCGATCCCGAACGCGTGGCGGCCGTGCGCCCGGACCTGCTGATCGCCTGGCAACCCGCCGCCGCCGCGCCGCTGGCGCGCGTGATGGACAAGCTGGGCGTGCCGGTGTTCTACAGCGATCCACAGACCCTGGCCGCCATCCCCGACGCGGTCGAACGCATGGGCACGCTGTTCGGCACCGAGGCGCAGGCGCGGCCCGCGGCCCAGGCCCTGCGCGCGCGCCTGGACGCCCTGGCCGCGCGCTATGCCGGCCGCCGCCCCGTGCGCGTGTTCGTGCAGGCGGGACTGGATCCCATCTACACCTTGAACAACAGCAGCATCGTCAGCGATGCCCTGCGCGTCTGCGGCGGCGTCAACGTCTTCGGCCAGGCGCCCGTGGTAGCGCCCCAGGTCACGCTGGAAAGCGTGCTGGCGGCGCGGCCCGAGGCGGTGCTGGCCGGCATCTCCCGCCCGCAGGACGCCGCCCGCAACCTGGCCGCCTGGCAGGCGCTGGGGCTGCCCGCGGCCCGACTGGGCCATGTGTACGGCGTCGACGCCGACGCCCTGTACCGCCCGGGTCCGCGCCTGATCGACGCCGCCGAGACGATCTGCGCCGACCTGGACCGGTTGCGCTGA
- a CDS encoding TonB-dependent receptor, with protein sequence MKIRSIRRYAGALLCSAPAVAAAQQTASTTPQLDAVTVTAQRVPTDGRTLPVSISVITAEDIAAASARTMQDVLSTQAGIHLINTSSSSDNSIVDLRGFGITGASNTLILIDGVKQNTNDLSAPSLGVVPLDQVERIEIVRGSGSVQYGGGTTGGVINIITRSDFAKEPVTARATATFGSYGLRQYDAAVALNNEKVGVDAYMQSLHSDGYRDHSGERREGGGGGITFRHDDGSIRLYGRTTTQKLELPGPRTINPTTGLNEYQDDPRGSKNDIDFVKTTTTTFGLQLEQAIGAGTLYADLSTREKKLDGLTYDGFGDIQRDQKLEENIASVRYRLPINGGHSIVFGADGQEAKTTANQNAYYDFQPSKWQSRQHQYGLFAEGQVRATDSTYVTAGVRRQYASDDLDVISGSGTASDRSNHLTAWQLGVRQDLPAGFGVYGKVGRSFRLPNADELLSVQNPLAPQTSTDKEIGVTWQSASSSARLSYFRYDLTNEIQYNPLADGIWGPGTGANTNLDPTRRQGIELEGHTAISSSVSLDANLTWMEAQFRSGTYAGVDLAGKTVPLAPKWLANAGVTWRPTDAFLWNVTAQYVGKSRMDNDQANQFAKELDAYVLFNTKVAYKFTRNIEGAIGVNNIFDRQYATYGIRGGNASFEMLGPVANYSLYPAPGRNFYASLTLRY encoded by the coding sequence ATGAAAATCCGCTCCATCCGGCGCTATGCCGGCGCCCTGCTCTGCTCCGCCCCGGCCGTCGCCGCCGCCCAGCAAACCGCCTCCACCACTCCCCAGCTCGACGCCGTCACCGTCACTGCCCAGCGCGTGCCGACCGACGGCCGTACGCTGCCGGTGTCGATCTCGGTCATCACCGCCGAAGACATCGCCGCAGCGAGCGCCCGCACCATGCAGGACGTGCTGTCGACCCAGGCCGGCATCCACCTGATCAACACCAGCAGCTCCAGCGACAACTCCATCGTCGACCTGCGCGGCTTCGGCATCACCGGCGCCAGCAACACGCTGATCCTGATCGACGGCGTCAAGCAAAACACCAACGACCTGTCGGCGCCCAGCCTGGGCGTGGTGCCGCTGGACCAGGTCGAACGCATTGAAATCGTGCGCGGCAGCGGCTCGGTGCAATACGGCGGCGGCACCACCGGCGGTGTGATCAACATCATCACGCGTTCGGATTTCGCCAAGGAGCCGGTCACCGCCCGCGCCACCGCCACCTTCGGCAGCTACGGCCTGCGCCAGTACGACGCCGCCGTGGCGCTGAACAATGAGAAGGTCGGCGTCGACGCCTATATGCAGTCGCTGCACAGCGACGGCTACCGCGACCACAGCGGCGAGCGCCGCGAAGGCGGCGGCGGCGGCATCACCTTCCGCCATGACGACGGCTCGATCCGCCTGTATGGCCGCACCACCACGCAGAAGCTGGAACTGCCCGGCCCGCGCACGATCAATCCGACCACCGGCCTGAACGAATACCAGGACGACCCGCGCGGCTCGAAGAACGACATCGACTTCGTCAAGACCACCACCACCACCTTCGGCCTGCAGCTTGAGCAGGCGATAGGCGCCGGCACCCTGTACGCCGACCTGTCGACCCGCGAGAAGAAGCTGGACGGCCTGACGTACGACGGCTTCGGCGACATCCAGCGCGATCAGAAGCTGGAAGAGAACATCGCCAGCGTGCGCTACCGCCTGCCGATCAACGGCGGCCACAGCATCGTCTTCGGCGCCGACGGGCAAGAGGCCAAGACCACCGCCAACCAGAACGCCTATTACGACTTCCAGCCGTCGAAGTGGCAGTCGCGCCAGCACCAGTACGGCCTGTTCGCCGAGGGCCAGGTGCGCGCTACCGACAGCACCTACGTGACGGCCGGCGTGCGCCGCCAGTACGCATCCGACGACCTGGACGTGATCTCCGGCTCGGGCACGGCGTCGGATCGCAGCAACCACCTGACCGCCTGGCAGTTGGGCGTGCGCCAGGACCTGCCCGCCGGCTTCGGCGTGTACGGCAAGGTCGGCCGCAGCTTCCGCCTGCCCAATGCAGACGAACTGCTGTCGGTGCAGAACCCGCTGGCGCCGCAGACGTCGACCGACAAGGAAATCGGCGTGACCTGGCAGTCGGCCAGCAGCAGCGCCCGCCTGTCGTACTTCCGCTACGACCTGACCAACGAGATCCAGTACAACCCGCTGGCCGATGGCATCTGGGGCCCGGGCACCGGCGCCAACACCAACCTGGACCCGACCCGCCGCCAAGGCATCGAACTGGAAGGCCACACCGCGATTTCCAGCAGCGTCTCGCTGGACGCGAACCTGACCTGGATGGAAGCGCAGTTCCGCTCCGGCACCTACGCCGGCGTGGACTTGGCGGGCAAGACCGTGCCGCTGGCGCCCAAGTGGCTGGCGAACGCCGGCGTGACCTGGCGCCCCACCGATGCGTTCCTGTGGAACGTCACGGCGCAATACGTGGGCAAGTCGCGCATGGACAACGACCAGGCCAACCAGTTCGCCAAGGAACTGGACGCCTACGTGCTGTTCAACACCAAGGTGGCCTACAAGTTCACGCGCAACATCGAAGGCGCCATCGGCGTGAACAACATCTTCGACCGCCAGTACGCCACCTACGGCATCCGCGGCGGCAACGCGTCCTTCGAGATGCTGGGCCCCGTCGCCAACTACAGCCTGTACCCCGCGCCGGGCCGCAACTTCTACGCGTCGCTCACGCTGCGCTATTGA
- the metH gene encoding methionine synthase, with amino-acid sequence MSYPRLPYPPEAYTHGGEFARLLGKRILILDGAMGTMIQRYKLGEADFRGERFAAHGKDVKGNNELLSLVRPDVISEIHRQYLEAGADVIETNTFGATTIAQGDYELPALAYELNLVSARLAREACDAYSTPDRPRFVAGALGPQPKTASISPDVNDPGARNVTFEELRVAYVEQLNGLLDGGIDIVLIETIFDTLNAKAAIFATEEVFEARGVRLPVMISGTVTDASGRILSGQTVEAFWNSVRHARPITIGLNCALGAALMRPYVAELARICDTYVCVYPNAGLPNPMAETGFDETPADTSALLEEFARAGLVNMSGGCCGTTPDHIREIAAKVMSLTPRAVPDIPVKTRLSGLEPLNIDEDTLYVNVGERTNVTGSKMFARLIREEKYDEALAVARQQVENGAQIIDINMDEAMLDSVACMRRFLNLIASEPDIARVPIMIDSSKWEVIEEGLKCVQGKPVVNSISMKEGLEPFRHHARLCRRYGAAVVVMAFDELGQADTLERRKEICGRAYKILVEEEGFPPEDIIFDPNVFAVATGIDEHNHYAVDFIEGTRWIRENLPHARISGGVSNVSFSFRGNEPMREAIHTVFLYYAVKEGMTMGIVNAGQLGVYADLDPKLRDLVEDVVLDRAEPVGKTEADDERTPTERLVQFADSVKGSGAKKEEDLAWRDAEVEKRLSHALVHGITTFIVEDTEEVRQKIFDRGGRPIEVIEGPLMDGMNVVGDLFGEGKMFLPQVVKSARVMKQAVAHLIPFIEEEKRQIAAAGGDVRAKGKIVIATVKGDVHDIGKNIVSVVLQCNNFEVVNMGVMVPCAQILEKAKEENADIVGLSGLITPSLEEMAYVASEMQRDEYFRSRKLPLMIGGATTSRVHTAVKIAPNYEGPVIYVPDASRSVGVATNLMSDQSETYLAELAEEYEEVRRRHANRKATPILPLAEARASRPAIDWDNYTPPRPKFIGRRTFKSYDLAEIAKYVDWGPFFQTWSLFGPFPAILDDKVVGEQARKVYADGLAMMKRIIEGRWLTANGVVGFYPANSINDEDIEVYKDETRSEVLFTYRNLRQQGAKREGVSNKSLSDFIAPKSSGKLDYIGMFAVTAGLGIEKKEAEFEKALDDYSSIMLKSLADRLAEGFAECLHARVRQDLWGYAPDEALSNEDMIAEKYVGIRPAPGYPACPEHVIKTDMFRVLDGADIGMMLTDSYAMYPASSVSGFYFSHPQSQYFNVGVIGEDQLQDYAARSGRSIEDLKRTLAPNLG; translated from the coding sequence GTGTCGTATCCCCGCCTGCCTTACCCGCCCGAAGCCTATACCCACGGCGGCGAATTCGCCCGCCTGCTGGGCAAGCGCATCCTGATCCTGGATGGGGCCATGGGCACCATGATCCAGCGCTACAAGCTGGGCGAGGCGGACTTCCGCGGCGAGCGCTTTGCCGCCCACGGCAAGGACGTCAAGGGCAACAACGAACTGCTGTCGCTGGTGCGGCCGGACGTGATCTCCGAGATCCACCGCCAGTACCTGGAAGCCGGCGCCGACGTCATCGAGACCAACACCTTTGGCGCCACCACCATCGCACAGGGCGATTACGAGCTGCCGGCACTGGCCTACGAACTGAACCTGGTGTCCGCCCGCCTGGCGCGCGAGGCCTGTGATGCCTACAGCACGCCCGACCGCCCGCGTTTCGTGGCCGGCGCGCTGGGTCCGCAGCCCAAGACAGCGTCCATCTCGCCGGATGTGAACGATCCGGGCGCCCGCAACGTCACCTTCGAGGAACTGCGCGTCGCCTATGTCGAGCAGCTCAATGGCCTGCTGGACGGCGGCATCGACATCGTCCTGATCGAAACCATCTTCGATACCCTCAACGCCAAGGCGGCGATCTTCGCCACCGAGGAAGTGTTCGAGGCGCGCGGCGTGCGCCTGCCGGTCATGATCTCGGGCACGGTGACCGACGCGTCGGGCCGCATCCTGTCCGGCCAGACCGTGGAAGCCTTCTGGAACTCGGTACGCCACGCGCGCCCCATCACCATCGGCCTGAACTGCGCCTTGGGCGCGGCGCTGATGCGGCCCTACGTGGCCGAGCTGGCCCGCATCTGCGATACCTACGTCTGCGTCTATCCCAACGCCGGCCTGCCCAACCCCATGGCCGAGACCGGCTTTGACGAAACGCCGGCCGATACCTCCGCGCTGCTGGAAGAATTCGCCCGCGCCGGGCTGGTGAACATGTCGGGCGGCTGTTGCGGCACTACGCCGGACCACATCCGCGAGATCGCGGCCAAGGTCATGTCGTTGACCCCGCGCGCCGTGCCGGACATTCCGGTCAAGACTCGCCTGTCGGGCCTGGAGCCGCTGAACATCGACGAAGACACGCTGTACGTCAACGTCGGCGAACGCACCAACGTGACGGGCAGCAAGATGTTCGCCCGCCTGATCCGCGAAGAAAAATACGACGAGGCGCTGGCGGTGGCCCGCCAGCAGGTCGAGAACGGCGCGCAGATCATCGACATCAACATGGACGAGGCCATGCTGGATTCGGTGGCCTGCATGCGCCGCTTCCTCAACTTGATCGCCTCCGAGCCCGACATCGCGCGCGTGCCGATCATGATCGACAGCTCCAAGTGGGAAGTCATCGAAGAAGGCCTGAAGTGCGTGCAGGGCAAGCCCGTGGTGAACTCGATCTCCATGAAGGAAGGGCTGGAGCCCTTCCGCCACCATGCGCGCCTGTGCCGCCGCTATGGCGCGGCCGTGGTGGTGATGGCCTTCGACGAGCTGGGCCAGGCCGACACGCTGGAGCGCCGCAAGGAAATCTGCGGCCGCGCCTACAAGATCCTGGTCGAGGAAGAAGGCTTCCCGCCCGAGGACATCATCTTCGATCCGAACGTCTTCGCGGTCGCCACCGGCATCGACGAGCACAACCACTACGCCGTGGACTTCATCGAAGGCACGCGCTGGATCCGCGAGAACCTGCCCCACGCCCGCATCTCGGGCGGCGTGTCCAACGTCAGCTTCTCGTTCCGCGGCAATGAGCCCATGCGCGAGGCCATCCACACGGTGTTCCTCTATTACGCCGTCAAGGAAGGCATGACGATGGGCATCGTCAACGCCGGCCAGCTGGGCGTGTACGCCGACCTGGACCCCAAGCTGCGCGACCTGGTCGAGGACGTGGTGCTGGACCGCGCCGAGCCCGTCGGCAAGACCGAAGCCGACGACGAGCGCACGCCGACCGAACGCCTGGTGCAGTTCGCCGACAGCGTGAAGGGTTCGGGCGCCAAGAAGGAAGAAGACCTGGCCTGGCGCGACGCTGAAGTGGAAAAGCGCCTGTCGCACGCGCTGGTGCACGGTATCACCACCTTCATCGTGGAAGACACGGAAGAAGTGCGCCAGAAGATCTTCGACCGCGGCGGCCGCCCCATCGAAGTGATCGAAGGCCCGCTGATGGACGGCATGAACGTGGTCGGCGACCTGTTCGGCGAGGGCAAGATGTTCCTGCCGCAGGTGGTGAAATCCGCCCGCGTCATGAAGCAGGCCGTGGCCCACCTGATTCCCTTCATCGAGGAAGAAAAGCGCCAGATCGCGGCCGCCGGCGGCGACGTGCGCGCCAAGGGCAAGATCGTCATCGCCACCGTCAAGGGCGACGTGCACGACATCGGCAAGAACATCGTGTCGGTGGTCCTGCAGTGCAATAACTTCGAAGTCGTGAACATGGGCGTGATGGTGCCCTGCGCCCAGATCCTGGAAAAGGCCAAGGAAGAGAACGCCGACATCGTCGGCCTGTCCGGCCTGATCACGCCCAGCCTGGAAGAAATGGCCTATGTGGCCAGCGAAATGCAGCGCGACGAGTACTTCCGCAGCCGCAAGCTGCCGCTGATGATAGGCGGCGCCACCACCAGCCGCGTGCACACCGCCGTGAAGATCGCGCCCAACTACGAAGGCCCGGTCATCTACGTGCCGGACGCCAGCCGTTCGGTGGGCGTGGCGACCAACCTGATGTCCGACCAGTCTGAAACGTACCTGGCCGAGCTGGCCGAGGAATACGAAGAGGTGCGCCGCCGCCACGCCAACCGCAAGGCCACGCCCATCCTGCCGCTGGCCGAAGCGCGCGCCTCGCGCCCCGCGATCGACTGGGACAACTACACGCCGCCGCGTCCCAAGTTCATCGGCCGCCGCACCTTCAAGAGCTACGACCTGGCCGAGATCGCCAAATACGTGGACTGGGGCCCGTTCTTCCAGACCTGGAGCCTGTTCGGCCCGTTCCCGGCCATCCTGGACGACAAGGTCGTGGGCGAGCAGGCGCGCAAGGTCTACGCCGACGGCCTGGCCATGATGAAGCGCATCATCGAAGGCCGCTGGCTCACCGCCAACGGCGTGGTGGGCTTCTATCCGGCCAACAGCATCAACGACGAAGACATCGAGGTCTACAAGGACGAGACCCGCAGCGAGGTGCTGTTCACCTACCGCAACCTGCGCCAGCAGGGCGCAAAGCGCGAGGGCGTCAGCAACAAGTCCCTGTCCGACTTCATCGCGCCCAAGTCCAGCGGCAAGCTGGACTACATCGGCATGTTCGCGGTCACGGCGGGCCTGGGCATCGAGAAGAAGGAAGCGGAATTCGAAAAGGCGCTGGACGATTACTCCAGCATCATGTTGAAGTCCCTGGCCGACCGCCTGGCCGAAGGCTTCGCGGAATGCCTGCATGCCCGCGTGCGCCAGGACCTGTGGGGCTATGCGCCCGACGAGGCCCTGTCCAACGAGGACATGATCGCCGAGAAATACGTGGGCATCCGCCCTGCGCCAGGCTACCCGGCCTGCCCGGAACACGTCATCAAGACCGACATGTTCCGCGTGCTGGACGGCGCCGACATCGGCATGATGCTGACCGACAGCTACGCCATGTACCCGGCTTCCAGCGTGTCCGGCTTCTACTTCAGCCACCCGCAGTCGCAGTATTTCAACGTGGGCGTGATCGGCGAAGACCAGCTGCAGGACTACGCCGCCCGCAGCGGCCGCAGCATCGAAGACCTGAAGCGCACCTTGGCGCCGAACCTGGGCTGA
- a CDS encoding citryl-CoA lyase — translation MKTPETRLCAHHLTGMSYRDVDLVEDLIGKKTFTEVMIMQILGREARPVDLRIVDAVLVTLMEHGLTPSAIATRLIYMSAPENLQGAVASGLMAVGSQFVGTMENCSRLLDRIRQADDGHAEALTIAREFRASRSALPGFGHHLHKPDDPRSIKLLALARAEPDLKGDSLKALRLLSAAIDETYGKHITINATGAVAALLSEIGVPTELMRGFAVISRAAGLVSHVAEEQQSPSGRYIWETIDHAIPYVGKGKTHHGE, via the coding sequence ATGAAAACGCCCGAAACCCGCCTCTGCGCACATCACCTCACCGGCATGTCCTACCGCGACGTGGATCTGGTCGAGGACCTGATCGGCAAGAAGACGTTCACCGAAGTCATGATCATGCAGATCCTGGGCCGCGAGGCGCGCCCGGTGGACCTGCGCATCGTCGACGCCGTGCTGGTCACCTTGATGGAGCATGGCCTGACGCCCAGCGCCATCGCCACGCGGCTGATCTACATGAGCGCGCCGGAGAACCTGCAGGGCGCGGTGGCGTCCGGCCTGATGGCGGTGGGCAGCCAGTTCGTCGGCACCATGGAAAATTGTTCGCGCCTGCTCGACCGCATCCGCCAGGCCGATGACGGCCACGCGGAGGCGCTGACGATCGCCCGCGAATTCCGCGCATCGCGCAGCGCCCTGCCCGGCTTCGGCCACCATCTGCACAAGCCCGACGATCCGCGCTCGATCAAGCTGCTGGCGCTGGCCCGGGCCGAACCGGACCTCAAGGGCGACTCGCTCAAGGCGCTGCGCCTGCTGTCGGCCGCGATCGACGAGACCTACGGCAAGCACATCACCATCAACGCCACCGGCGCGGTGGCGGCGCTGCTCAGCGAGATCGGCGTGCCGACCGAACTGATGCGCGGCTTCGCCGTCATCTCGCGCGCGGCCGGCCTGGTGTCGCACGTGGCCGAGGAACAGCAAAGCCCGTCCGGGCGCTATATCTGGGAAACCATCGATCACGCCATTCCCTACGTGGGCAAGGGCAAGACCCACCACGGCGAATAG